The nucleotide window TAATATTCTTGTGGTGTTAGCGGTAATAACCCGTAAGTAGTCCACATAGTTTCTTGTATCCTAACCATTAGGGAGTCTATTACACCTAATAGTCCCCATATCACACCCATCACTAGCATTCCCATTACGATTCTGGTAGTCCAGTCTTTATCTAATTGGAAAAGTGCAACTACAAGATCCCTTAGACCCATATACGTCACTTCATTTAATATTATAATGGCCAATTTTTTTAAATTGATTATGTAAAAACACTGTTAGTTTTAATTAACTGAGTTTAATCTAAAAAAATAAAGTATTTTATATTTTATAGTTAATAATTAATAATTTTATAACTTTCGACGACGATTACAACACTGTTATAGAACTATAAACTAGCTTCAAGAGAAAGCTTGACTTAGAATAACGTTGTAGAGTAGGGATTTAACACGCCTTTTATAAAATAAAAGGAGAGTATAAAAACCTGTTCAGTATGAAGACGGTCGGCCCTCCCATACCATAACCCTTATCACCCCAGATTTTCCCTAGCCCTTCTCATACCGGTGACCGGTGAACGCGGATAGCCGGGCACGGTTGCTCCCTTCCGGGCCTGGCCGATTCCCCCGGCCAATGCGGTATCTTCCCTCCCTCCAGAGGGAAGATCCGCAACTATCTCGCCCCATCGGGCGGTACTCATCGTTAGGCTAGGATCTGGGAGTGATAGGTATTATAGTATGGGAGTTACTGGTGCCCGCATTAAGCCACGCGGGTCACAGGGGCTGGCTAGACCCCCCACCCTACCCGACCATAATTAATTACTTCGTATAGATTAAGAAATTAACTCAAACAGCTCACATAAAGAGCTTATAATAACAGCATTCCTCTCCCTAACTTTTTCTTCGTTAAAAGGGACGCCAGACCTAAGTAAATAAATCCCCCTTAGTCCGGCACTATAATACGCTTCAACGTCTATCTCAGTATCACCAATGCCTATTGATTCCATCGGTTTTACATTAAGTTTGTTTAAAGCAATTACTATACTTTCTGGGTCAGGTTTCCCCTTTACTACGTCGTCAGAGGTGATTAAAACATGATATTTTACGCCTATTTTATCTAGAACCTTTCTCGCCGAAACCCCATTAGAAGAAGTAACTATAGCAACTCTTACCCCCTTACTCATAAGGGTAGATACAAGTTCTTTCGCACACTCATTGGGCTCCGCCTTAATCTCTACAAGACGCAAATATTCTTCGTTCTTTATTTCCATCAGTTCTTTCCATTTCTCACCTCCGAGTAACTTAGCTATATCTGAAGTCTTTCTACCTAGAAGATAATCTATTTTAACGTCGTTTTTAATTTCTAGTCTTTTTAAACCTATCTCCCAAGCTTCTTTATGGATTAACGCAGTATTAGCTAAAGTACCGTCTAGATCGAAAATAAAAGCCGATATCATGGTATGATTAAACTCCTTATAGCCTCGCCTTCTTCTAAAAGTTTTACTGCTTCGTTTATTTCTTCAAGCTTAAACTTTCCAGTTACCAGTTTACTTGGGTCGTACTTACCTAACTTAACTAATTCTAATAATTTAGGCATATCAATTCTAGGTCTCCCACCGTAATTTCCTATAATAGTAATTCCTCCCCTCACTACCGAGGCTATCCTCAAAGGTATCTGTGCTGAAACTGGCGGTAAACCTACCAAGACTACTCTACCGCCGATCCTTACACTGTCAACAGCCATCTGAATAGTATCTTGGGTACCTGCCGCCTCAATTACTACATCAGGTCCTCCTCCAGTAATTTCTTTTAGAGCTTTCACGGGATCAGACTCTTTAGTATTAACCACATCAGTTGCACCTAATTCCATTGCTTTTTCTAACTTCCATTTTCTTGTACCTAAGGCGATAATTCTTCCTGCACCGCTAGCTTTTAAGAGCTGTATTACCGATAACCCAACGCCTCCGACACCAACTACTGCTACTGTCTCTCCGGGCTCTATTTTAGCGTTATTAACTGCCCCATAGGCAGTTATCCCCGCACAGCCTAAAGGTGCCACTTTTTCGAGAGGGACATCCTTAGGAACTACTGTCAAAGCGTTTTCATGAACAATAGCATACTCAGCAAATCCTCCGCCAAGGAATATGTGTACATCTTTACCGTCCTTTAGCTTCAACCTAGTGGTACCATCAAACATCACGCCTTTTAACCTAACTGAGGCTAAAGTCTCGCATAAATTCTCATGACCTGATATACAGTTTCTACACTTCCCGCAGGGGTGAATAAATGCCGAAACCACTTTATCTCCTTCTTTAACCCTTGTCACTCCATTTCCTACTTTTTTAACTATTCCTGTTATTTCATGCCCTGCAACAACTGGCGGAGGGACTGGGGTAGCACCGACAAATACATTAACGTCTGAATGACACATACCAGTTGCTGTAACTTGGACAAGGACTTCATTTTCTTTAGGCTCATCTATATCAATATCTTGAATAGTCAACGGCTCTTTGTAATTGAAGAGAACAGCCGCACGCATAAAATGATCTCCTTTAAGTAAATAAAAAGCTTTGATAACCGTCTACCAACTTAATTTATTAAGAAGGAGTACTGCATATTACAAAACTCGTCTCAGGCTATTAGCGCCGGGGGCGGGACTTGAACCCGCGCGGGGGATAACCCCAGCGGCTCTCGGCTTATCAATTAGCAGGCCGCCGCCCTACCATGCTAGGCGACCCCGGCAATATTTATAATTTATCTTAAAGTATAAAAGAGTTTAGCTCGCATCTTAAGTAAAAATAGGTTCTTAAGTAAAAATAGGTTCTCTAGTCCGTAACTCATAATTATTATAAACTTATAGATTTTTAGATTTTAAAAGTTATTATAATTATAATATTATTAATATTATATTTTTAAATAATTAAATAAATTATTAAACTAAATTCTTATTATCACCGTTTGAAAGATCACAGCCATTATAGCAAATACCAACTCTAGCGACCAGAGAATTATTACAATTTGATATTCCTTAAACTTGCCTATTCTCATTATAACGTGGGTGAGTGAATTAGGCTTTCCGTCCCAATACAAATATCCTTCTGGAGATACCTTTCCAAATGAGACTCCTTTGAATTTTGTTTTAGCTTTTAGAATAAATTCAATCACGTACGGAATATAAAGAAAGAATAGGGCTGTGTACATAAAACCGGCTATTCCTATAGAACCTATTACCGAGCCTATGAAGTAAGTTCCTATATTACCCGGAAATACCTTGGCGGGGTATATATTAAAAAGTAAAAAGGCAAGTAGAACGAATACTAAAATTAAAGCTAGCACGCCCGCATGAAAAGTCGGGCCAGTCGATCTTAACCCTATAAAGGCCAGGGCCGAAGCCATTATTAGACCCATTCCAGCTCCTAGCCCGTTCAACCCTTCTAGCATATTAAAGGCATTCGACGTAATTGTTAACGTTGCAGGAAGAATTATAATGTAAAAAAACACCCCGAAGTTTACCAGACCAAAAAATGGAATGGAGATAGTAGAGTGACCTATGCTGTAGATAGCTAACGGGACGGAAGCAAAAATAGGTAAGAAAGCCCTAATTGACTGCCTCAAGTTAAATATATCATCCAGTAACCCTAAAAACCCTATTATTAGTGAAGATAATAAGACAGAAACTACTGTTCTCTCAATAAATAATGAATTAAACATTGTGCGCCCAAAATCTATTTCGCTCACTAGGTAGGTAAAAGAACCAGCAATAAATCCTGCTACTATTCCTATTCCGCCAAGAACCGGCACTTGGTTTTTCTCGAGCTTATTAACATCAGTGCCTACAAACCCTTTTTTCTTAGCTTCGACTATAGTCCATTTAGTTGCGAGGTAAGTCACTATAAAGGACACTACTATTGATAGGATAATAGAAAAAAGAAGAGGATCGGCATATTTCATTACTTTCTCCTTTTTACGGTAAATTCAGCTATATATTTTAAAGCCTTTCCCGCTAATTCATTCTTCCATTCAATAGACTCTAACCGGTCTATGGCGAGTTTGTAATATTTATCTGCTAATTCGTAAGCATAGTCTAGTGAATATTTTTTAATCAAATCCGCCGTTTGCCTTAATTCTTCTTTAGTGGCTCCCCTATTGCCTAAATTTTGGAGAATAATTTTCTTCTCATCTTCCGTAGCTATCTCTAAAGCTTTGACTACTAATATTGTCTTCTTACCTTCTCTAATGTCACTGTATAATGGTTTACCTAGTTCTTCTTCGTTCGCTGTCAAGCCCAAAATATCATCGACGATTTGGAACGATATACCTAAAAGGAGGCCGAACTCTTCGAGTTTCTTTACACCTTCGTCCGTAGCCTTGCCAATTAACGCCCCTAAACCTGTCGAAGTAGAAAAGAGCTTAGCAGTCTTTCTCGTGATCATATCCAAATATTCATTTTCAGTGACAGATTTCCTATCTTCAAACTGCATATCTAGGGCTTGCCCCTCGGATATTACAAGAATCGCGTCAGTAAACATACGGATTGCTTTAGTAATTAGTGTGGACTCTAATCCTTCTAACGCATCGTTGAGTATTTGAAAAGCCTTAGCATGTAATAAATCCCCAGCTAAAATAGCCATAGGTATACCGT belongs to Stygiolobus caldivivus and includes:
- a CDS encoding HAD family hydrolase, translated to MISAFIFDLDGTLANTALIHKEAWEIGLKRLEIKNDVKIDYLLGRKTSDIAKLLGGEKWKELMEIKNEEYLRLVEIKAEPNECAKELVSTLMSKGVRVAIVTSSNGVSARKVLDKIGVKYHVLITSDDVVKGKPDPESIVIALNKLNVKPMESIGIGDTEIDVEAYYSAGLRGIYLLRSGVPFNEEKVRERNAVIISSLCELFELIS
- a CDS encoding zinc-binding dehydrogenase; this translates as MRAAVLFNYKEPLTIQDIDIDEPKENEVLVQVTATGMCHSDVNVFVGATPVPPPVVAGHEITGIVKKVGNGVTRVKEGDKVVSAFIHPCGKCRNCISGHENLCETLASVRLKGVMFDGTTRLKLKDGKDVHIFLGGGFAEYAIVHENALTVVPKDVPLEKVAPLGCAGITAYGAVNNAKIEPGETVAVVGVGGVGLSVIQLLKASGAGRIIALGTRKWKLEKAMELGATDVVNTKESDPVKALKEITGGGPDVVIEAAGTQDTIQMAVDSVRIGGRVVLVGLPPVSAQIPLRIASVVRGGITIIGNYGGRPRIDMPKLLELVKLGKYDPSKLVTGKFKLEEINEAVKLLEEGEAIRSLIIP
- a CDS encoding UDP-N-acetylglucosamine--dolichyl-phosphate N-acetylglucosaminephosphotransferase; amino-acid sequence: MKYADPLLFSIILSIVVSFIVTYLATKWTIVEAKKKGFVGTDVNKLEKNQVPVLGGIGIVAGFIAGSFTYLVSEIDFGRTMFNSLFIERTVVSVLLSSLIIGFLGLLDDIFNLRQSIRAFLPIFASVPLAIYSIGHSTISIPFFGLVNFGVFFYIIILPATLTITSNAFNMLEGLNGLGAGMGLIMASALAFIGLRSTGPTFHAGVLALILVFVLLAFLLFNIYPAKVFPGNIGTYFIGSVIGSIGIAGFMYTALFFLYIPYVIEFILKAKTKFKGVSFGKVSPEGYLYWDGKPNSLTHVIMRIGKFKEYQIVIILWSLELVFAIMAVIFQTVIIRI
- the gds gene encoding geranylgeranyl diphosphate synthase, encoding MIDEYFNGIIRDVNNVIADYIKGDIKQLYEASYYLFQAGGKRLRPLMLVCSSDLVGGERKRAVLAGASVEVLHTFTLIHDDIMDEDNLRRGMPTVHVKYGIPMAILAGDLLHAKAFQILNDALEGLESTLITKAIRMFTDAILVISEGQALDMQFEDRKSVTENEYLDMITRKTAKLFSTSTGLGALIGKATDEGVKKLEEFGLLLGISFQIVDDILGLTANEEELGKPLYSDIREGKKTILVVKALEIATEDEKKIILQNLGNRGATKEELRQTADLIKKYSLDYAYELADKYYKLAIDRLESIEWKNELAGKALKYIAEFTVKRRK